One Chloroflexota bacterium DNA window includes the following coding sequences:
- a CDS encoding CPBP family intramembrane metalloprotease yields MHKPDTKRLIPPGFFLLALFGIFLAIVFATESTPMAEIRFNVDRDAALNGSVYAVLGVGGDPSQFTQTITFGSNNDAQSYLIREHSRELLNQRVDEDLNLASWNVRFWRELDPEQWLVSISPTTGRILAINHIRPDEASGAKLSQAEALLIAQDQLPIPLDQLTLLDQFTTQQPNRTDHTFTWQRRDISDAEAQYRYSVTIAGNELGQLSEYYWLPQSWYLDKDWQLRRGGILNHTGWTLTYALTALIGVAWFIQARRGRLRWRWALRLFAAVAVVGVLVMLNSIPLDLAHYDINQSLPVYWGNVLSGYVGQLVAIATTILLAGMAGEALVWEKTEGSVSLSETLTRRGLVSRPVVQALWIGGLVGIFQLGFVSAFYALGSRYFGVWSPVTPLYDDTIATPFPALYGMALGLLPAIGEELIFRLGGITVLTRYFGRPKLAIIVTAVVWASLHATYPQHPFYIRVVELSIIGILFGFLSVRYGVLASIAAHYTYNASLYVPLFWKTNNFYLLSGIAAAALVLWLLVPAIIRQLRGIPLENDNTIRAALPPQVPEPVVPQLSWQWRSDWKLFAGLSGLAVILLLVIGLNRAPALARNGVRQDMVTRTEALAQELKIDLTGLNPSVTVVADWVDLDLAYIYDQLDPEQNAAAIEKGTVRAWSVRWSNWDRPEYNWLVYLDPAGRLLSYRLSLPENAKAISTTLEQAQTIATTHASQFIALDQYELSNTSTSQKPNRSDYSFVWQTKMPWIGEAYRRFEVTVAGDQVITSSPSMYTPPEYRRERDQTTLSESILSSLRSALRGIPATILPILGLIGIFRRRTELWPWVWLGIIAGIGYVIQGAGRWTFAQVSELPRFILAISQTLANAILNGGELALLGAGAATAWNLTKNEQQLPLEAFIRAIPHRIQDFVADRAQVLRRESIVLGILIVPWILLIRSSIGFTTAKAGFWASVQPLNAQSAMLDILLQATFDAITTSLLLIGSLSMLTWVVRGKQQIALAITCLGMALVLLPLREPAQWLVLGLAVLLSFWLGRMLRWNGLALTVALWLANIVPAALTLLATTPLALQLNGAALIVLLCGFCGWYLGGWWQTQNAEN; encoded by the coding sequence GTGCACAAGCCCGATACCAAACGACTGATTCCCCCAGGTTTTTTCCTTTTAGCCTTATTTGGCATTTTCTTAGCGATTGTCTTTGCTACTGAATCAACGCCTATGGCCGAGATTCGCTTTAACGTGGATCGTGATGCTGCCTTGAATGGCTCGGTGTATGCAGTGTTAGGCGTAGGCGGCGATCCTAGCCAATTTACCCAAACAATCACCTTTGGCTCAAACAACGATGCTCAATCGTATTTGATTCGCGAACACAGTCGCGAATTGCTCAATCAACGGGTTGATGAAGATCTTAATCTGGCTAGTTGGAATGTGCGGTTTTGGCGTGAGCTTGATCCGGAGCAATGGTTGGTCAGCATTTCGCCAACCACAGGCCGCATCTTAGCAATTAATCATATACGCCCCGATGAAGCCAGCGGAGCCAAGTTGAGCCAAGCCGAGGCCTTGTTAATAGCGCAAGACCAATTGCCAATTCCGCTTGATCAATTAACCTTGCTCGATCAATTTACCACACAACAGCCCAACCGCACCGACCATACCTTTACTTGGCAGCGCCGTGATATCAGCGATGCTGAGGCTCAATATCGCTACAGCGTTACGATTGCAGGTAATGAACTGGGCCAATTGAGCGAGTATTATTGGCTGCCCCAATCGTGGTATTTGGATAAAGATTGGCAACTGCGCCGTGGTGGTATTCTCAACCACACTGGCTGGACGCTGACCTATGCCCTGACAGCCTTGATTGGCGTGGCTTGGTTTATTCAGGCACGGCGGGGGCGATTACGCTGGCGTTGGGCCTTGCGCCTATTTGCGGCAGTTGCCGTGGTTGGCGTGTTGGTCATGCTCAACAGCATTCCGCTCGATTTAGCTCATTATGATATTAACCAAAGCCTGCCGGTTTACTGGGGCAATGTGCTCAGTGGCTATGTTGGTCAGCTTGTTGCCATCGCCACTACGATCCTCTTGGCGGGTATGGCTGGCGAGGCGCTAGTTTGGGAAAAAACCGAGGGCAGCGTTTCGTTGAGCGAAACCCTGACCCGCCGTGGTTTAGTGAGTCGCCCAGTCGTGCAGGCTTTATGGATTGGCGGCTTGGTTGGAATTTTCCAGCTAGGCTTTGTTTCGGCCTTTTATGCCTTGGGTAGTCGCTATTTTGGGGTGTGGTCGCCCGTTACGCCTTTGTACGATGATACGATCGCTACGCCGTTTCCTGCTCTATATGGCATGGCGCTGGGCTTGTTACCTGCGATCGGCGAGGAATTGATCTTTCGCTTGGGCGGGATTACGGTGTTGACCCGTTATTTTGGCCGACCCAAGCTAGCAATCATTGTGACAGCCGTGGTTTGGGCTTCGCTACACGCTACCTATCCTCAACATCCGTTTTATATTCGCGTGGTTGAATTAAGCATTATTGGGATTTTGTTTGGCTTTTTGAGTGTGCGCTACGGCGTATTGGCCTCAATTGCTGCTCACTATACCTACAATGCCTCGCTATACGTGCCACTCTTTTGGAAAACTAATAACTTCTATTTGCTTAGCGGAATTGCCGCCGCCGCCTTGGTGTTATGGTTGCTGGTTCCTGCCATCATTCGCCAATTGCGGGGAATTCCGCTTGAAAACGATAATACGATTCGGGCTGCGCTGCCGCCGCAAGTGCCTGAGCCAGTTGTGCCCCAATTAAGCTGGCAATGGCGAAGTGATTGGAAGCTGTTTGCAGGTTTATCGGGATTGGCGGTCATTTTGTTGCTGGTAATTGGGCTGAATCGTGCGCCCGCCTTGGCTCGCAACGGCGTGCGCCAAGATATGGTTACCCGCACCGAAGCCCTCGCCCAAGAGCTTAAGATCGATCTGACAGGCTTGAACCCCAGTGTTACGGTTGTGGCCGATTGGGTTGACCTTGATTTGGCCTATATTTATGATCAACTAGACCCTGAGCAAAACGCTGCGGCGATTGAAAAAGGCACAGTTCGCGCTTGGAGCGTGCGCTGGTCGAATTGGGATCGACCTGAGTACAATTGGTTGGTGTATCTCGATCCGGCTGGGCGTTTGCTATCGTATCGCTTGAGTTTGCCCGAAAATGCCAAGGCGATTTCAACCACGCTCGAACAAGCGCAAACGATCGCAACCACCCATGCCAGCCAATTTATTGCGCTTGATCAGTATGAGTTGAGCAATACTAGCACCAGCCAAAAGCCCAATCGCAGCGATTATAGCTTTGTCTGGCAAACCAAAATGCCATGGATTGGCGAGGCCTATCGGCGCTTCGAGGTAACCGTAGCTGGCGATCAAGTAATTACTAGTTCGCCCTCGATGTACACCCCACCGGAATATCGGCGTGAGCGCGACCAAACCACCTTGAGCGAAAGCATTCTGAGTAGTTTGCGCAGCGCCTTGCGTGGCATTCCGGCCACAATCTTGCCAATTTTGGGCTTGATTGGCATTTTTCGGCGGCGTACCGAGCTTTGGCCATGGGTTTGGCTAGGGATCATTGCTGGGATTGGCTACGTAATTCAGGGTGCTGGGCGTTGGACATTTGCCCAAGTTAGCGAACTACCACGCTTTATTCTAGCCATCAGCCAAACCTTGGCTAATGCCATCTTGAATGGTGGCGAGCTAGCCTTGTTGGGAGCAGGCGCGGCGACCGCTTGGAACCTGACCAAAAACGAGCAACAATTGCCGCTTGAGGCCTTTATTCGGGCAATTCCGCATCGAATTCAAGATTTTGTGGCCGATCGAGCACAAGTTTTACGACGCGAAAGCATTGTGTTAGGGATTTTGATCGTGCCATGGATCTTGCTGATTCGTAGCAGCATTGGCTTTACGACCGCCAAAGCTGGGTTTTGGGCCAGCGTTCAACCACTGAACGCACAATCAGCAATGCTTGATATACTATTACAAGCAACATTTGATGCAATTACCACAAGTTTGCTCTTGATCGGTAGCCTGAGCATGCTAACATGGGTAGTACGTGGGAAGCAGCAGATCGCCTTGGCAATTACCTGTCTTGGAATGGCGTTGGTCCTCTTGCCGTTGCGCGAACCAGCTCAATGGCTCGTTTTAGGGCTAGCTGTGCTGTTGAGCTTTTGGCTTGGCCGCATGCTGCGCTGGAATGGCTTGGCTTTAACTGTTGCTTTATGGTTGGCAAACATTGTACCAGCCGCCCTAACCT